A genomic region of Gemmata massiliana contains the following coding sequences:
- a CDS encoding response regulator produces the protein MITELSPPPATVSRRVLIVEDLEDSRESLQELLQEALKIEVDTAADGVRGLELLAERPYALVVTDLRMPKASGMRVLREVQDRALPCAVVVMTGHGSVREAVEAMRLGAYDFLQKPLDPQKFVLLVDRVLRERELVAIGGRKEFGQD, from the coding sequence ATGATTACCGAACTTTCCCCGCCACCCGCCACCGTTTCGCGCCGCGTGCTGATCGTCGAAGACCTCGAAGATAGTCGGGAATCGCTGCAGGAACTGCTTCAAGAAGCCTTAAAAATCGAAGTCGATACGGCTGCGGACGGCGTGCGCGGGCTGGAGCTATTGGCCGAGCGCCCGTATGCCCTCGTCGTCACCGACTTGCGGATGCCGAAAGCGAGCGGAATGCGTGTGCTCCGCGAGGTCCAGGATCGCGCACTTCCCTGCGCGGTTGTGGTGATGACCGGTCACGGATCGGTGCGCGAAGCGGTCGAGGCGATGCGATTAGGCGCCTACGACTTCCTCCAGAAACCCCTCGACCCACAAAAATTCGTCCTTCTCGTCGACCGCGTGCTGCGCGAGCGCGAACTGGTCGCAATTGGCGGAAGAAAAGAGTTTGGACAGGATTAA
- a CDS encoding TolC family protein — protein sequence MPTESAPPLQRPGEYRQLTPADCQRLAIVHAPFADDLDRHSENETPSHPKLMKKAAKFAEVSCLVRGHAADELRNRAAAEALEDFFKLAEAEGQFDLLSAAGAELRTQLADAEQAEKAGLKDRADMPALRRKLLDIEAQQSKLEAGAGALNASLRTRLGLAADDPLPLWPADPLKVKPDDVDVSLAVTTGLHYRPDLNALRVLAGHGGAGDMTNAVLTGINPLLANLKPDNPLVQLFSPFAKEPAHQRTAVATRVAGVLVARERQAEAEIRAAATLLRGYRSAVAARAIDVRAVEARIVELQKKQAAGVNVAADLVTAKLDLFKARGDLLSSVIEWHQAEVKLRQAMGLLVREQGRY from the coding sequence GTGCCGACCGAATCGGCTCCGCCGCTCCAGCGCCCGGGCGAGTACCGCCAGCTCACGCCCGCCGATTGCCAGCGCCTCGCAATTGTCCATGCCCCGTTCGCGGACGATCTCGACCGGCACTCCGAGAACGAGACCCCTTCTCACCCGAAACTGATGAAGAAGGCCGCGAAGTTTGCGGAAGTGAGTTGCCTGGTTCGTGGGCACGCAGCCGACGAGCTTCGCAACCGTGCTGCGGCCGAGGCACTCGAAGACTTCTTCAAATTGGCCGAAGCCGAGGGGCAGTTTGATTTGCTCAGCGCCGCCGGAGCCGAACTCCGAACGCAACTCGCGGACGCCGAGCAAGCCGAAAAAGCGGGCCTCAAGGACCGGGCGGACATGCCCGCGTTGCGCCGAAAGCTGTTGGACATCGAGGCCCAGCAGTCGAAACTCGAAGCGGGCGCCGGCGCGCTGAACGCGAGCCTCCGCACCCGACTCGGGCTGGCGGCGGATGATCCGCTTCCGCTCTGGCCCGCTGATCCACTGAAAGTGAAACCCGACGATGTGGATGTGTCGTTGGCGGTGACGACCGGTCTGCATTATCGGCCGGACCTCAACGCGCTGCGGGTGCTCGCGGGGCACGGCGGCGCGGGCGATATGACGAACGCAGTGCTTACCGGAATCAATCCGCTCCTCGCGAATTTGAAGCCGGATAACCCGCTCGTGCAGTTGTTCTCGCCGTTTGCCAAAGAGCCCGCTCATCAACGCACAGCAGTAGCAACTCGGGTCGCTGGGGTGCTGGTTGCACGCGAACGGCAGGCCGAAGCCGAAATTCGCGCAGCCGCGACCCTGCTCCGCGGGTACCGATCCGCGGTCGCGGCGCGTGCGATTGATGTGCGTGCGGTCGAAGCCCGAATCGTCGAACTTCAAAAGAAACAAGCCGCTGGCGTCAACGTCGCGGCCGATCTCGTGACGGCGAAACTGGACCTGTTCAAAGCGCGAGGAGACTTACTTTCCAGCGTGATCGAATGGCACCAAGCCGAAGTGAAGTTGCGTCAGGCGATGGGGCTACTGGTGCGCGAACAGGGACGATATTGA
- a CDS encoding 3'-5' exonuclease — translation MAKRLDHVLVIDIESTCWDGGTPPRGEANDIIEIGLTPLELSSGRRLEKRSILVRPERSKVSPFCTQLTTLTQEQVDGGILFKDACKILETEYLSQERLWASFGDYDRRQFDKQCRDEGVRYPFGPSHLNVKTLCSIAKGLPTEVGLPQALALYGLKLEGTHHRGHDDAWNIAALLAEFLKRTRN, via the coding sequence ATGGCCAAACGACTCGACCACGTCCTAGTCATCGACATCGAATCGACGTGCTGGGATGGAGGGACGCCACCGCGGGGCGAAGCGAACGACATCATCGAGATCGGCCTGACCCCGCTCGAACTGAGTAGCGGCCGGCGCCTGGAGAAACGAAGCATCCTCGTGCGCCCGGAGCGCTCGAAGGTCAGCCCGTTCTGCACGCAGCTCACCACGCTCACCCAGGAACAGGTGGACGGCGGGATCTTGTTCAAGGATGCGTGCAAGATTCTGGAAACCGAGTATTTGTCCCAAGAGCGGCTGTGGGCGAGTTTCGGTGACTACGATCGGCGCCAGTTCGACAAGCAGTGCCGCGACGAGGGCGTGCGCTACCCGTTCGGCCCCAGTCACCTGAACGTGAAGACGCTCTGTTCCATTGCTAAAGGGCTGCCGACGGAGGTGGGCCTGCCTCAAGCACTGGCGCTCTACGGACTCAAGCTCGAAGGCACGCACCACCGCGGTCACGATGATGCGTGGAACATTGCTGCGCTCCTGGCCGAGTTTCTAAAGCGAACGCGGAACTAG
- a CDS encoding 2-hydroxyacid dehydrogenase, which translates to MTKPKVFVARRIPEEGLNAIRAVCDVDVWPEQLPPSADELLRRVKDCDGLVSLLTDRVDARLLDAAPQLKVVSNFAVGFNNVDVPACTARGVCVGNTPGALTDATADIAVTLLLAAARRISESAADAKEGRWLTWEPLGWLGSDLAGRTLGIVGMGRIGFATAKRLHGGWGMTVLYTARGPKADADQALGATRVELDELLERSDFVSVHADLNPSTKGLFGAAQFKKMKRTSVFVNTSRGPLVDQSALAEALRSGTIFSAGLDVTDPEPLPTTHELYKLPNCTIVPHIASATIETRNAMARLCANNLLAGVRGEPLPNWVNPDVAEKRRK; encoded by the coding sequence ATGACCAAACCCAAAGTATTTGTCGCCCGCCGCATTCCCGAAGAGGGACTGAACGCGATCCGCGCCGTGTGTGATGTGGACGTGTGGCCCGAACAGCTCCCGCCCTCAGCGGACGAGTTGCTCCGGCGCGTCAAGGACTGTGACGGCCTTGTATCGCTCCTCACCGACCGCGTGGACGCGCGATTGCTCGATGCCGCGCCGCAGTTAAAGGTCGTGAGTAACTTCGCCGTGGGGTTCAACAACGTGGACGTGCCCGCGTGTACCGCGCGCGGCGTGTGCGTGGGGAACACGCCCGGGGCACTCACCGACGCGACCGCTGACATCGCGGTCACGCTGTTGCTGGCCGCCGCACGCCGGATCAGCGAGAGCGCGGCCGACGCGAAGGAGGGGCGTTGGCTTACCTGGGAGCCGCTCGGGTGGCTCGGGTCGGACCTCGCGGGGCGCACGCTCGGCATCGTCGGCATGGGGCGCATCGGGTTCGCGACCGCGAAGCGCTTGCACGGTGGGTGGGGCATGACGGTGCTCTACACCGCGCGCGGACCGAAGGCGGACGCCGACCAAGCTCTCGGTGCGACGCGAGTGGAACTCGACGAGCTGCTCGAACGCAGCGACTTCGTTTCCGTTCATGCAGACCTGAACCCCTCAACGAAGGGCTTGTTCGGCGCGGCACAGTTCAAAAAGATGAAACGCACCTCGGTGTTCGTGAACACGTCGCGCGGGCCGCTGGTCGATCAGTCCGCGCTCGCGGAGGCATTGCGGAGCGGAACGATCTTCTCTGCGGGGTTGGACGTGACCGATCCCGAACCGCTGCCCACGACCCACGAACTCTACAAGCTGCCGAACTGCACCATCGTTCCACACATCGCCAGCGCGACTATCGAGACGCGGAACGCAATGGCGCGCTTGTGCGCGAACAATCTGCTCGCGGGTGTGCGGGGAGAGCCGCTCCCGAACTGGGTGAACCCCGACGTCGCCGAGAAGCGGCGGAAGTGA
- the hpt gene encoding hypoxanthine phosphoribosyltransferase translates to MEVLITADRIQARVEELATEIVRAYDGKPVTVVGILTGCLVFTADLIRRINLPLRVAFITASSYRGETVVPGRLEIRDELLPDIAGRHILLLDDILDTGKTLTRVVAHLIDRGAASVKVGVLLRKIGRQEVPFEPDFVGFTIPDKFVVGYGLDFNDEHRHLPFVGVLLSGE, encoded by the coding sequence ATGGAAGTGCTCATCACCGCCGACCGGATTCAGGCGCGCGTGGAGGAGTTGGCAACCGAGATCGTGCGCGCCTACGACGGCAAGCCGGTTACCGTTGTGGGCATCCTGACCGGCTGCCTCGTGTTCACCGCCGACCTGATCCGGCGCATCAACCTGCCGCTGCGGGTCGCGTTCATCACCGCGTCCAGCTACCGCGGCGAGACGGTCGTTCCCGGGCGGTTGGAGATCCGCGACGAGCTCCTGCCCGACATCGCGGGACGGCACATCTTGTTACTCGACGACATCCTCGATACGGGTAAGACGCTCACGCGGGTGGTCGCGCACCTGATCGACCGCGGCGCGGCCTCGGTCAAGGTGGGCGTACTCCTGCGCAAGATCGGGCGCCAGGAAGTACCGTTCGAGCCGGACTTCGTCGGGTTCACGATCCCCGATAAGTTCGTCGTCGGCTACGGACTGGACTTCAACGACGAGCACCGGCACCTCCCGTTCGTCGGGGTGCTTTTGTCGGGCGAATAG
- a CDS encoding anthranilate synthase component II, producing MLLLIDNYDSFTYNLVQRFGELDAALNMKVVRNDQITLDEIAAIAPTHIVISPGPCTPKEAGISNAVLERFAPTVPVFGVCLGHQCIGHTFGGEVIRNSRIMHGKVSPIHHDGKGLFAGMSNPFDATRYHSLVIKKETWTNPDFEVSAWTAEGEIMGVRHKAWPLHGVQFHPESFLTVEGPTILRNFLALRGSR from the coding sequence ATGCTCCTCCTGATCGATAACTACGACTCGTTCACTTACAACCTCGTCCAGCGGTTCGGGGAACTCGACGCCGCCCTGAACATGAAGGTCGTGCGCAACGACCAGATCACGCTCGACGAGATTGCGGCGATCGCGCCCACGCACATCGTGATCTCGCCCGGCCCCTGCACGCCGAAGGAAGCCGGGATCTCCAACGCCGTACTGGAGCGGTTCGCGCCGACCGTGCCCGTGTTCGGGGTGTGCCTGGGGCACCAGTGCATCGGCCACACGTTCGGCGGCGAGGTGATCCGCAACAGCCGCATCATGCACGGGAAAGTGTCGCCCATTCACCACGACGGGAAGGGGCTGTTCGCGGGGATGTCGAACCCGTTCGACGCGACCCGGTACCACTCGCTGGTCATTAAGAAAGAGACGTGGACGAACCCGGACTTTGAAGTGTCGGCCTGGACCGCCGAGGGCGAGATCATGGGCGTGCGCCACAAGGCGTGGCCGCTCCACGGCGTCCAGTTCCACCCGGAGAGCTTCCTCACGGTCGAAGGGCCGACCATCCTGCGGAACTTCCTGGCCCTTCGCGGCTCGCGCTGA
- a CDS encoding tautomerase family protein, whose amino-acid sequence MPYVNVRITRDGVTTEQKAQIVAEITQTLQRVLGKRPDLTHIVIDEIDPENWGFSGMLTTEYRKNEGNH is encoded by the coding sequence ATGCCTTACGTGAACGTGCGGATCACACGGGACGGCGTTACCACCGAACAGAAGGCCCAGATCGTCGCCGAGATCACACAAACGCTCCAGCGCGTTCTCGGGAAGCGCCCGGACCTCACGCACATCGTCATCGACGAGATCGACCCGGAAAACTGGGGGTTCTCGGGGATGCTAACGACGGAATATCGGAAAAACGAAGGGAACCATTGA
- a CDS encoding serpin family protein, which produces MHPSHITRRRFLTAASALTAGGLFGSRLRACPNLGGEDPLREAKELAAGINAFGHELHRRLAKGDGSTFFSPFSIEAALGMTSAGAKGKTLEEMQKTLHLPTDPHPAFGALIAHLNRPTRPLPSRAEQPSGPFTKRGYELNVANAIWAMKDYPWRKEFMDLTRKHYGSGVVETDFRKPNESRQRINSWVEKETQKRIKNLIPDGVLSPLTRMVLTNAIYFKSAWLHRFAKENTKDAPFTRGDGTKVDVPLMAQTGRFEYGEFDLGLTRASNPVQVLELPYTNNELSMLVFLPKGATTVEHIVTALTSKTVTNVAMKLQTVNVFLPRFKIETEYSLNAALIDLGMKAAFRDADFTGMHTSDEHLFITHVLHKAFVDVDEEGTEAAAATAVILGREIVSANPQPKEFRADRPFVFAIRDNTTNATLFLGRYCGPAK; this is translated from the coding sequence ATGCACCCGTCTCACATCACCCGTCGTCGTTTCCTGACCGCCGCCAGCGCCCTCACCGCGGGCGGGCTCTTTGGCTCGCGGCTCCGCGCCTGTCCCAACCTCGGCGGTGAAGATCCTCTGCGCGAAGCGAAGGAACTCGCCGCGGGGATCAACGCCTTCGGCCACGAGTTGCACCGCCGACTCGCGAAGGGTGACGGCAGCACGTTCTTCTCGCCGTTCAGCATCGAAGCCGCTCTCGGTATGACCAGCGCCGGTGCGAAAGGCAAGACGCTCGAAGAGATGCAGAAAACGCTGCATCTGCCTACCGATCCGCACCCGGCATTCGGCGCGCTCATCGCACATCTGAACCGTCCGACGCGCCCGCTCCCGAGTCGTGCGGAACAACCCTCCGGTCCGTTCACCAAGCGCGGTTACGAGCTGAATGTCGCGAACGCGATTTGGGCGATGAAGGATTACCCGTGGCGCAAAGAATTCATGGACCTCACGCGCAAGCACTACGGGTCGGGTGTGGTCGAAACCGACTTCCGCAAACCGAACGAGTCCCGCCAGCGGATCAATTCGTGGGTCGAGAAGGAAACGCAGAAGAGGATCAAAAACTTGATTCCGGACGGCGTACTCTCCCCACTCACGCGCATGGTGTTGACGAACGCCATCTACTTTAAAAGCGCCTGGCTGCACAGGTTCGCGAAGGAGAATACGAAGGACGCGCCGTTCACCCGCGGTGACGGCACAAAGGTCGATGTTCCGCTGATGGCCCAAACGGGCCGGTTCGAGTACGGAGAGTTCGACCTCGGGCTCACGCGCGCTTCAAACCCGGTGCAAGTGCTGGAGCTGCCGTACACCAACAACGAGCTTTCGATGCTCGTGTTTTTGCCGAAGGGAGCTACCACAGTTGAGCACATCGTCACGGCGCTCACGAGCAAGACGGTAACGAACGTCGCGATGAAATTGCAAACGGTGAACGTGTTCCTTCCGCGGTTCAAAATCGAAACGGAGTACTCGCTTAACGCGGCCCTGATTGATCTCGGCATGAAAGCTGCGTTCCGGGACGCCGATTTCACCGGGATGCACACCAGCGACGAGCACCTGTTCATCACGCACGTCCTGCACAAGGCGTTCGTGGATGTGGACGAGGAAGGGACCGAGGCCGCTGCCGCTACTGCCGTAATCCTGGGGCGGGAGATCGTGAGCGCCAACCCGCAGCCGAAGGAGTTCCGTGCCGACCGGCCGTTCGTGTTCGCGATCCGCGACAACACGACCAACGCAACGCTGTTCCTGGGGCGGTATTGCGGCCCCGCCAAGTGA
- a CDS encoding glycosyltransferase family 4 protein, with translation MKLFFLASDLGDSDTASQLALLACALPRDQFEVAVGVLGPATGAAADALRDSGLSVSALPVRAALDLSGMRRLRRAVQGCGATVFHAFGTNAVRIARLCLARFDEGTAPRLVATGAVNPGNGVGGWLTARQVRRADRVIATSWVQGERYRQIGVTNDRLTRIAPAVALIEKCADRTQFCRAIGSPEDGQLIFAGGRLDAAHGVKESVGAFDMIRYSSPAIQLVLTGDGPDRVAAENLGRALAFDDYRVRFSGARSDLPAATLLANLVWVTCERGGEHLALRAMAAGKPIVAYNTPELSEIVDDGVTGYLIPTGDRPALAAKTQALLADPETATRMGEAARTRAVERFGVARFVDQHVRVYQELG, from the coding sequence GTGAAGCTCTTCTTTTTGGCCTCCGATCTCGGTGACAGTGACACGGCGAGCCAACTCGCGTTGCTGGCGTGCGCGCTGCCGCGCGACCAGTTCGAGGTCGCTGTCGGGGTGCTCGGTCCCGCGACCGGGGCCGCGGCCGATGCGCTCCGGGACTCGGGGCTTTCGGTCAGCGCGCTGCCGGTACGAGCTGCGCTCGACCTCAGTGGCATGCGCCGGCTCCGGCGAGCCGTTCAGGGGTGCGGCGCAACGGTCTTTCACGCTTTCGGAACCAACGCGGTCCGGATCGCGCGATTGTGCCTGGCGCGGTTCGACGAGGGCACGGCCCCGCGGCTCGTGGCGACCGGAGCGGTCAACCCGGGGAACGGCGTGGGCGGGTGGCTCACCGCGCGCCAGGTCCGGCGCGCGGACCGCGTGATCGCGACCAGTTGGGTTCAGGGCGAACGGTACCGACAAATCGGGGTGACCAACGACCGTCTCACGCGGATCGCCCCGGCCGTGGCGCTAATCGAGAAGTGCGCCGATCGTACACAGTTCTGTCGCGCGATCGGTTCCCCCGAGGACGGACAACTGATTTTCGCCGGCGGGCGCCTGGACGCCGCACACGGGGTGAAGGAGTCGGTCGGCGCGTTCGACATGATTCGCTACAGTTCGCCCGCGATCCAGTTGGTGCTGACGGGTGACGGCCCGGATCGGGTAGCGGCTGAGAACTTGGGTCGGGCGCTCGCGTTCGACGACTACCGAGTCCGCTTCAGCGGAGCCCGGTCCGATCTCCCCGCGGCGACGCTTTTGGCCAACTTGGTGTGGGTGACGTGTGAGCGCGGGGGTGAGCACCTGGCGCTACGGGCGATGGCTGCGGGCAAACCGATCGTCGCTTACAACACGCCGGAACTGAGCGAGATTGTGGACGACGGGGTAACGGGGTACCTAATTCCGACCGGCGACCGGCCCGCACTGGCCGCCAAAACTCAGGCGTTACTCGCGGACCCGGAGACGGCCACCCGGATGGGTGAAGCCGCCCGCACCCGCGCCGTCGAGCGGTTCGGTGTGGCGCGATTCGTTGACCAGCACGTGCGCGTGTACCAAGAGTTGGGGTGA
- a CDS encoding enoyl-CoA hydratase-related protein — protein sequence MSQAITVSVRPDSVAVLTFDQPGNKANVLTRELWAEFGNALAALDRRTDVKGLVLASAKPGIFIAGADLKLLANAPGPNDPEVRAFIELGLRVLEQLEALPFPAWAAIDGAALGGGLEVALACDYRVCGTNPKVQLGLPEVKLGLIPGWGGTQRLPRIVGAKEAIEMVTSGRSDSGHNAAKTGLVDTTVDSSLLIEEAATRVNQHADARMVRAKKQAPLPKATSSTVLADTIAAQEAIRVTSEGAALPLYDAIKLETEAFMRLAGSDESKRLIAEFFASRKK from the coding sequence ATGTCACAAGCAATCACAGTGTCCGTGCGCCCCGATTCCGTCGCGGTGCTCACGTTCGATCAACCGGGCAACAAAGCGAACGTGCTCACGCGCGAGTTGTGGGCCGAGTTCGGTAACGCGCTCGCCGCCCTCGACCGCCGCACGGACGTGAAGGGGCTGGTGCTCGCGAGCGCGAAGCCGGGCATCTTCATCGCAGGTGCCGATTTGAAGCTCCTCGCGAACGCCCCCGGCCCGAACGATCCCGAAGTGCGGGCGTTTATCGAACTGGGCTTGCGCGTGCTCGAACAACTGGAAGCGCTCCCGTTCCCGGCGTGGGCGGCGATCGACGGCGCGGCGCTGGGCGGCGGACTGGAAGTCGCGCTGGCATGTGATTACCGCGTCTGCGGTACGAATCCGAAGGTGCAACTCGGGTTACCGGAGGTGAAGCTCGGGCTAATTCCCGGTTGGGGAGGGACACAGCGATTACCGCGAATTGTGGGCGCCAAAGAAGCAATCGAGATGGTGACCTCGGGGCGAAGTGATTCTGGCCACAACGCGGCTAAGACGGGGCTTGTTGACACAACGGTGGACTCGAGCCTGTTGATCGAAGAAGCCGCGACGAGGGTAAATCAACACGCTGATGCCCGTATGGTTCGCGCAAAGAAGCAAGCCCCGCTACCCAAAGCCACTTCCAGCACGGTGCTCGCCGACACGATTGCTGCCCAGGAAGCGATTCGCGTGACGAGCGAAGGGGCCGCACTACCGCTTTACGATGCGATCAAACTCGAAACCGAAGCGTTCATGCGCCTGGCCGGGTCGGACGAATCGAAGCGACTGATTGCTGAGTTCTTTGCGAGTCGCAAGAAATAA
- a CDS encoding site-2 protease family protein: MDPNPNAGSSVPVNPPGAPAPGGEPDHSGEVSAVKSWVRENAFSLVTTAVVIALVCAYLDPIDTLKVVLGLGFIIFIHELGHFLAAKWCDVHVNMFSIGFGPAVPFCQYKWGETTYKIGIIPLGGFVQMVGEGDGGDNEEAEDDPRSFRKKTVGQRMLIISAGVVMNIILGMACFVAAYLHGVQEKPGTINTVESGGAAWRAGMRTDDHITEIGGRKKPFFDDIRPIVMSTQKDEQVPIEWERNGVASGAKSVSPLREEGQRFPQLGVSPPYNLVLMTGPKRSTFTPLTAGSPAAATDPKFLPGDRVVAMSDPANPATITPVATYSDYHRRMVLLAGKDVTFHVARVGAGSETQPTAITVKPSYRYDLGMRMRMGEISALRVSGSAEKVGVIAHTEGAQPKRGDRIKAVMLPPDEKGKRVWYVNGLDWKKKEFETPDQKAVDVRPLDPLLLPHQLNQWAAGKAGPLSVELVLSREAHPTDEQVRLKLDFDPSFRFDRETQVLPNSPLPISGLGLAYWVEPVVDDVASDGPAAKAKTTPGELPDGWYYRIRRSLGLDPRDVEPGGEEKALRPNDTIVGVRFKGQGADGKPLPGEWKDELQAHPWAAVDFTYQSLPPFEIDLKVKRSETETFTVTLQGRPNTEFPTSERGLVFQSENQIQKAADVGDAIELGARRTGRFIKVVYMNLYAMAFGRVSVKTMSGPLTIATVSYRFAGEDFWQFLLFLGMISVNLAVVNFLPIPVLDGGHMVFLILEKILGRPVPERMFAIAMYTGLFLILSLMVFVIFLDVGRLFFGKF; encoded by the coding sequence TTGGACCCGAACCCGAACGCCGGTAGCTCCGTCCCCGTGAACCCGCCGGGGGCGCCCGCTCCCGGTGGCGAACCGGACCACAGCGGTGAGGTCTCCGCGGTCAAGTCATGGGTGCGCGAGAACGCCTTCTCGCTGGTCACCACCGCCGTCGTGATCGCGCTCGTGTGCGCGTATCTCGACCCGATCGACACCCTCAAGGTGGTGCTCGGGCTGGGGTTCATCATCTTCATCCACGAACTCGGGCACTTCCTCGCGGCGAAGTGGTGCGACGTTCACGTCAACATGTTCAGCATCGGGTTCGGCCCGGCGGTGCCGTTCTGCCAGTACAAGTGGGGCGAGACCACGTACAAGATCGGCATCATCCCGTTGGGCGGGTTCGTGCAGATGGTCGGCGAAGGCGACGGCGGTGACAACGAGGAGGCCGAGGACGACCCGCGGAGCTTCCGCAAGAAAACCGTGGGCCAGCGGATGCTCATCATCTCCGCGGGCGTGGTGATGAACATCATCCTCGGGATGGCGTGCTTCGTTGCCGCGTACCTGCACGGCGTTCAGGAGAAGCCGGGCACAATCAACACCGTCGAGAGCGGTGGGGCCGCGTGGCGCGCCGGGATGCGCACCGACGACCACATCACCGAAATCGGCGGGCGCAAGAAACCGTTCTTCGATGACATTCGCCCGATCGTGATGAGCACCCAGAAGGACGAACAGGTGCCCATCGAGTGGGAGCGGAACGGGGTCGCGTCGGGCGCCAAATCCGTTTCCCCGCTCCGCGAAGAGGGGCAGCGGTTCCCGCAACTCGGGGTCTCGCCGCCGTACAACTTGGTCCTCATGACCGGGCCGAAGCGGTCGACGTTCACACCACTGACCGCCGGCTCACCGGCCGCGGCCACCGACCCGAAGTTCCTGCCCGGCGACCGCGTCGTCGCGATGAGTGACCCCGCGAACCCCGCGACTATAACGCCCGTCGCGACCTACAGCGATTATCACCGCCGCATGGTATTGCTCGCAGGTAAGGACGTGACGTTCCATGTGGCCCGTGTCGGGGCCGGGAGCGAGACGCAACCGACCGCAATTACCGTCAAACCTTCGTACCGCTACGACCTCGGGATGCGGATGCGAATGGGCGAGATCAGCGCATTGCGCGTGAGTGGCAGCGCCGAGAAGGTGGGCGTGATCGCCCATACCGAAGGCGCCCAGCCGAAGCGCGGCGACCGGATCAAAGCGGTCATGCTGCCGCCGGACGAGAAGGGCAAGCGCGTCTGGTACGTCAACGGTTTGGATTGGAAGAAAAAGGAGTTCGAGACGCCCGATCAGAAGGCCGTGGACGTGCGCCCGCTCGACCCGCTGCTGCTGCCGCACCAGTTGAACCAGTGGGCGGCGGGTAAGGCCGGCCCCCTGTCGGTGGAACTGGTTCTGTCGCGTGAGGCGCACCCGACCGACGAACAGGTCCGGCTGAAACTCGACTTCGACCCGTCGTTCCGGTTCGATCGTGAGACGCAGGTGCTCCCGAACAGCCCGTTACCGATCAGTGGGCTGGGATTGGCTTACTGGGTCGAACCGGTCGTCGATGACGTCGCGTCGGACGGTCCCGCGGCCAAGGCCAAAACGACTCCCGGCGAGCTTCCGGACGGGTGGTACTACCGCATCCGACGATCCCTGGGGCTGGACCCCCGAGACGTGGAACCGGGCGGGGAAGAGAAAGCGCTCCGGCCGAATGACACCATCGTCGGTGTGCGATTTAAGGGCCAGGGGGCCGACGGCAAGCCGTTACCCGGTGAGTGGAAAGACGAACTCCAGGCGCACCCGTGGGCGGCAGTTGATTTCACCTATCAGAGCCTTCCGCCGTTCGAGATCGACCTGAAAGTGAAGCGCAGCGAGACCGAGACGTTCACGGTAACGCTCCAGGGGCGGCCGAACACGGAGTTCCCGACCAGCGAGCGCGGACTGGTGTTCCAGTCCGAGAACCAGATCCAGAAAGCGGCCGACGTGGGCGACGCGATCGAACTGGGTGCCCGGCGCACCGGGCGGTTCATCAAGGTCGTGTACATGAACCTGTACGCGATGGCGTTCGGGCGCGTGAGTGTGAAGACGATGAGCGGGCCGCTGACGATCGCGACCGTGTCCTACCGGTTCGCGGGCGAGGACTTCTGGCAGTTCCTGTTGTTCCTCGGCATGATCTCGGTGAACCTCGCGGTAGTGAACTTCTTGCCGATCCCGGTGCTGGACGGCGGGCACATGGTGTTCCTGATACTCGAAAAGATCCTCGGGCGCCCCGTGCCGGAGCGCATGTTCGCGATCGCGATGTACACCGGCCTGTTTTTGATCTTATCTCTGATGGTGTTCGTGATCTTCCTCGACGTGGGGCGACTGTTCTTCGGCAAGTTCTAA